ATCGGGATGCTGGTCGTCGACGAGGCGCACTGCATCAGCGACTGGGGGCATGACTTCCGGCCCGACTACCGTCGGCTGCGCGACCTGATCGCCGGCATGCCCGACGGCGTGCCGGTGCTGGCTACCACGGCCACGGCGAACAGCCGGGTGGTGGCGGATGTGGCCGAGCAGCTCGGTGGGGGAGACGGACGGGGACCGGAGGTCGTGACGATCCGCGGGCCGCTCGCGCGGGCGTCGCTGCGGCTCGGTGTTCTCGAGCTGCCGGGCTCTGCTCAGCGCCTCGCCTGGCTGCTCAGTCACCTCGACGACCTGCCCGGATCGGGCATCATCTATACGCTCACCGTCTCGGCGGCCGTCGACACCGCGCGTCTGCTGCGTGAGCACGGGCACGAGGTGCGCGCTTACACCGGGCAGACGGATGCCGACGAGCGCGAGGAGTCGGAGGGGATGCTCAAGCGCAACGAGGTGAAGGCGCTGGTCGCCACGAGCGCACTGGGCATGGGTTTCGACAAGCCCGACCTCGGGTTCGTCATCCACCTGGGCGCTCCTTCGTCTCCGGTGGCGTACTACCAGCAGGTGGGCCGTGCCGGCCGTGCCAGCGAGAGCGCCGATGTGCTGCTGCTTCCCGGTCCGGAGGACCGCGACATCTGGCACTACTTCGCGACTGCATCGATGCCGGACCGGGAGCGCGCCGAGCGCGTCATCGCCGCGCTGGGTGATGCGCCGATGTCGACCCCCGCGCTGGAAGCGGTTGTCGACATCCGCCGCACTCCGCTGGAGCTGCTGCTGAAGGTGCTCGACGTCGACGGCGCGGTGCGCCGTGTGCAGGGCGGCTGGGTCGCCACCGGCCGGCCCTGGACCTACGACGCCGAGCGCTACGAGCGCATCGCCGCCGAGCGTCGTGCCGAGCAGCAGCACATGATCGAGTACGAGCGCACCGACCGCTGCCGGATGGAGTTCCTGCAGCGTTCGCTCGACGACGACACGGCAGCGCCGTGCGGCCGGTGCGACAACTGCGCCGGTGCGTGGTTCCCGCGCGATATCGGAACGGATGCCGGCTCCGCAGCATCCGAGTCGCTCGACCGTGTCGGTGTGCCGATCGAGGCCCGTCGGCAGTGGCCGACCGGTGCCGATCGCGTCGGCGTGCCCGTGAAGGGCCGCATTCCGGCGGACGAGCAGGCGAGCGAAGGCAGGGCGCTGGCGCGACTCACCGACCTCGGCTGGGGTGGCACGCTGCGCGAGCTGTT
This is a stretch of genomic DNA from Microbacterium sp. YJN-G. It encodes these proteins:
- a CDS encoding RecQ family ATP-dependent DNA helicase, with amino-acid sequence MTSTTSTEVRDAAIGALRELVGRPDAQFHEGQYEAIEALVEGRRRALVVQRTGWGKSAVYFVATLLLRRRGAGPTVLVSPLLALMRDQIAAAERAGVRAVAINSTNAHEWDEVIARLDRDEVDVLLVSPERLNNPAFREQQLPALVQRIGMLVVDEAHCISDWGHDFRPDYRRLRDLIAGMPDGVPVLATTATANSRVVADVAEQLGGGDGRGPEVVTIRGPLARASLRLGVLELPGSAQRLAWLLSHLDDLPGSGIIYTLTVSAAVDTARLLREHGHEVRAYTGQTDADEREESEGMLKRNEVKALVATSALGMGFDKPDLGFVIHLGAPSSPVAYYQQVGRAGRASESADVLLLPGPEDRDIWHYFATASMPDRERAERVIAALGDAPMSTPALEAVVDIRRTPLELLLKVLDVDGAVRRVQGGWVATGRPWTYDAERYERIAAERRAEQQHMIEYERTDRCRMEFLQRSLDDDTAAPCGRCDNCAGAWFPRDIGTDAGSAASESLDRVGVPIEARRQWPTGADRVGVPVKGRIPADEQASEGRALARLTDLGWGGTLRELFAAGTADALVPPQVLAACVRVLAGWGWAQRPVAVIGMPSRSHPQLVDSLARGIAEVGRLPYLGSLSFAGGGPTGQPGGNSVFRLAGLWDRFTAEGLVVPAGPVLLVDDQADSRWTLTVAARELRRAGASEVLPFVLALRG